In Mauremys reevesii isolate NIE-2019 linkage group 8, ASM1616193v1, whole genome shotgun sequence, a single genomic region encodes these proteins:
- the FYB2 gene encoding FYN-binding protein 2 isoform X3 — MEVEGISDFRALRAKFQNDSNFSNTVPQPLKKPPAESLHLPSSDTKGVSSPRILNQGKVLVSEQKREQFCSAAHSSELMQSKPFVLPRVKHGNLYRAEKNEDPKNKVLEGAFCGDAAPRGDSQKPRPTSCIYQQASVNANSEEELLNSFHHTLQIWESASAQNDRKSAVLPPPQCISGNHSAQPRVLNTTLGAESNKIRSAGKVQVLDLSTQKKSLPASRTPIPPQTSSPPHPSRAYKSPEQSPTTTGFSQLAYDPHKPSETSQYLKASEPFLHHAGTERQLDVKDSKPPKVKPLPSVESLGSPPKKPLRPPKVNLSAFRQSAPHVSRRNETAAVEDDYMAPENAESEELHNYEETISYVKQSGNSTTSCAIQDIADLSSTGIQEHKKKQKSFLFGTSSTERVTENEKKEKLKWDLDRERQQQVKKTTKISGSEDMLHESQIHQDNEGEKNKLQVKQRDATDVIQTGKWLAKDEVEHSRYVCVGALKADEDMVALSQRILKPVPTSEDVYDDVEEIERAVNQASDAFTSFTSDSFSENKGDEIYEDIHNGDYNPIKLELDRIEKLKQFGKFFKKDIIKPKNAKMKENRRILSSSVPNLDVVSQGNMAYDDIDVDQKDGKEKDDKHKNWKLKFLMPKDKDQIRSSEDTERNFFKAKKYNVDKRKKMAKEEKLFREKFMYNKEITIMNTAVARCSVASKGKLDLPTTTGEQLDVIDITEKNQVICRNSEGKYGYVLLKHLDFR, encoded by the exons GAAGGCATAAGTGACTTCAGAGCACTCCGAgcaaaatttcaaaatgattCCAATTTTTCAAATACTGTGCCACAACCACTCAAGAAGCCTCCTGCAGAAAGTTTACACCTACCAAGCTCTGACACTAAGGGTGTGTCCAGTCCCAGAATCCTGAACCAAGGGAAAGTGCTGGTGTCAGAACAAAAGAGAGAACAATTTTGTTCTGCTGCGCATAGCTCAGAGCTAATGCAATCCAAACCTTTCGTATTGCCTAGAGTCAAGCATGGCAACTTGTATCGAGCAGAGAAGAATGAAGATCCAAAGAATAAAGTGTTGGAGGGAGCCTTTTGTGGAGATGCAGCTCCTAGAGGGGATTCACAGAAACCCCGTCCAACTTCTTGCATTTATCAGCAGGCATCTGTTAATGCAAATTCGGAGGAAGAACTGTTAAACTCCTTCCATCATACTCTGCAGATCTGGGAAAGTGCTTCAGCTCAGAATGACAGAAAGTCTGCAGTGCTCCCACCACCACAGTGTATAAGTGGGAATCATTCTGCTCAGCCACGCGTTCTGAACACTACCCTAGGAGCAGAAAGCAACAAAATTAGAAGTGCTGGGAAGGTGCAAGTACTGGATTTATCTACCCAAAAGAAATCTCTCCCAGCTAGCAGAACACCTATACCGCCCCAGACTTCATCACCTCCCCATCCATCCAGAGCTTACAAGAGCCCTGAGCAAAGCCCTACGACGACTGGATTCTCTCAGCTTGCTTATGATCCACACAAGCCAAGTGAGACCTCTCAGTATCTGAAAG CATCAGAACCCTTCCTCCATCATGCTGGCACAGAAAGACAACTTGATGTCAAGGATAGCAAACCTCCAAAAGTTAAACCACTTCCTTCAGTTGAATCTCTTGGTTCCCCTCCAAAGAAACCTCTGAGGCCCCCAAAAGTGAATCTCAGTGCCTTCCGGCAGTCAGCTCCACATGTCAGCAGAAGAAATGAAACCG CTGCTGTAGAAGATGACTACATGGCTCCTGAAAA TGCTGAATCTGAAGAATTACATAATTATGAAGAAACCATATCGTACGTGAAACAATCTGGGAACTCTACAACCTCGTGTGCCATTCAGGATATCGCTGACT TATCTAGCACGGGAATCCAAGAACACAAAAAG AAGCAGAAATCTTTTCTGTTTGGCACATCCAG CACTGAAAGAGTCACAGAgaatgaaaaaaaggaaaaattgaaATGGGATCTCGATAGAGAGAGGCAACAGCAAGTGAAGAAAACGACCAAG ATTAGTGGTAGTGAGGATATGCTACATGAATCACAAATACATCAAGACAATGAAGGTGAGAAGAACAAGCTACAAGTTAAGCAGAGAGATGCAACTGACGTCATCCAAACTGGGAAGTGGCTGGCAAAAGATGAAGTAGAACATT CTCGCTATGTGTGCGTGGGCGCCTTGAAAGCGGATGAAGACATGGTGGCTTTGAGTCAAAGGATTCTGAAGCCAGTGCCGACATCAGAGGATGTGTATGATGATGTAGAAGAGATAGAGCGTGCCGT GAATCAAGCCTCTGATGCCTTTACCTCGTTCACTTCGGATAGCT TTTCAGAAAACAAGGGTGACGAAATATATGAGGATATTCATAATGGGGATTATAATCCAATCAAACTGGA GTTGGATAGAATAGAAAAACTAAAGCAATTTGGAAAGTTTTTCAAGAAAGACATAATTAAACCGAAGAATGCCAAGATGAAGGAAAACCGCCG catatTGTCCAGTTCAGTACCAAACTTAG ACGTTGTGTCCCAGGGAAACATGGCATACGATGACATTGATGTGGATCAAAAAGATGGAAA AGAGAAGGATGACAAACACAAAAATTGGAAGCTAAAATTTCTGATGCCAAAAGATAAAGATCAAATAAGAAGCAGTGAAGATACAGAAAG AAACTTCTTCAAAGCCAAGAAATATAACGTAGACAAGAGAAAGAAGATGGCAAAAGAAGAGAAGTTATTTAGAGAGAAATTTATG tacAATAAGGAAATCACAATCATGAACACAGCAGTCGCACGCTGTTCTGTCGCAAGCAAAGGGAAACTTGATTTACCAACCACCACCGGAGAACAACTGGATGTTATTGACATCACAGAAAAGAATCAAGTAATATGTCGCAATTCTGAGGGCAAAT ATGGCTATGTGCTATTGAAGCATTTGGATTTCAGGTAA
- the FYB2 gene encoding FYN-binding protein 2 isoform X2, with translation MEVEGISDFRALRAKFQNDSNFSNTVPQPLKKPPAESLHLPSSDTKGVSSPRILNQGKVLVSEQKREQFCSAAHSSELMQSKPFVLPRVKHGNLYRAEKNEDPKNKVLEGAFCGDAAPRGDSQKPRPTSCIYQQASVNANSEEELLNSFHHTLQIWESASAQNDRKSAVLPPPQCISGNHSAQPRVLNTTLGAESNKIRSAGKVQVLDLSTQKKSLPASRTPIPPQTSSPPHPSRAYKSPEQSPTTTGFSQLAYDPHKPSETSQYLKASEPFLHHAGTERQLDVKDSKPPKVKPLPSVESLGSPPKKPLRPPKVNLSAFRQSAPHVSRRNETAAVEDDYMAPENAESEELHNYEETISYVKQSGNSTTSCAIQDIADLSSTGIQEHKKKQKSFLFGTSSTERVTENEKKEKLKWDLDRERQQQVKKTTKISGSEDMLHESQIHQDNEGEKNKLQVKQRDATDVIQTGKWLAKDEVEHSRYVCVGALKADEDMVALSQRILKPVPTSEDVYDDVEEIERAVNQASDAFTSFTSDSFSENKGDEIYEDIHNGDYNPIKLELDRIEKLKQFGKFFKKDIIKPKNAKMKENRRILSSSVPNLDVVSQGNMAYDDIDVDQKDGKEKDDKHKNWKLKFLMPKDKDQIRSSEDTERNFFKAKKYNVDKRKKMAKEEKLFREKFMYNKEITIMNTAVARCSVASKGKLDLPTTTGEQLDVIDITEKNQVICRNSEGKYGYVLLKHLDFRH, from the exons GAAGGCATAAGTGACTTCAGAGCACTCCGAgcaaaatttcaaaatgattCCAATTTTTCAAATACTGTGCCACAACCACTCAAGAAGCCTCCTGCAGAAAGTTTACACCTACCAAGCTCTGACACTAAGGGTGTGTCCAGTCCCAGAATCCTGAACCAAGGGAAAGTGCTGGTGTCAGAACAAAAGAGAGAACAATTTTGTTCTGCTGCGCATAGCTCAGAGCTAATGCAATCCAAACCTTTCGTATTGCCTAGAGTCAAGCATGGCAACTTGTATCGAGCAGAGAAGAATGAAGATCCAAAGAATAAAGTGTTGGAGGGAGCCTTTTGTGGAGATGCAGCTCCTAGAGGGGATTCACAGAAACCCCGTCCAACTTCTTGCATTTATCAGCAGGCATCTGTTAATGCAAATTCGGAGGAAGAACTGTTAAACTCCTTCCATCATACTCTGCAGATCTGGGAAAGTGCTTCAGCTCAGAATGACAGAAAGTCTGCAGTGCTCCCACCACCACAGTGTATAAGTGGGAATCATTCTGCTCAGCCACGCGTTCTGAACACTACCCTAGGAGCAGAAAGCAACAAAATTAGAAGTGCTGGGAAGGTGCAAGTACTGGATTTATCTACCCAAAAGAAATCTCTCCCAGCTAGCAGAACACCTATACCGCCCCAGACTTCATCACCTCCCCATCCATCCAGAGCTTACAAGAGCCCTGAGCAAAGCCCTACGACGACTGGATTCTCTCAGCTTGCTTATGATCCACACAAGCCAAGTGAGACCTCTCAGTATCTGAAAG CATCAGAACCCTTCCTCCATCATGCTGGCACAGAAAGACAACTTGATGTCAAGGATAGCAAACCTCCAAAAGTTAAACCACTTCCTTCAGTTGAATCTCTTGGTTCCCCTCCAAAGAAACCTCTGAGGCCCCCAAAAGTGAATCTCAGTGCCTTCCGGCAGTCAGCTCCACATGTCAGCAGAAGAAATGAAACCG CTGCTGTAGAAGATGACTACATGGCTCCTGAAAA TGCTGAATCTGAAGAATTACATAATTATGAAGAAACCATATCGTACGTGAAACAATCTGGGAACTCTACAACCTCGTGTGCCATTCAGGATATCGCTGACT TATCTAGCACGGGAATCCAAGAACACAAAAAG AAGCAGAAATCTTTTCTGTTTGGCACATCCAG CACTGAAAGAGTCACAGAgaatgaaaaaaaggaaaaattgaaATGGGATCTCGATAGAGAGAGGCAACAGCAAGTGAAGAAAACGACCAAG ATTAGTGGTAGTGAGGATATGCTACATGAATCACAAATACATCAAGACAATGAAGGTGAGAAGAACAAGCTACAAGTTAAGCAGAGAGATGCAACTGACGTCATCCAAACTGGGAAGTGGCTGGCAAAAGATGAAGTAGAACATT CTCGCTATGTGTGCGTGGGCGCCTTGAAAGCGGATGAAGACATGGTGGCTTTGAGTCAAAGGATTCTGAAGCCAGTGCCGACATCAGAGGATGTGTATGATGATGTAGAAGAGATAGAGCGTGCCGT GAATCAAGCCTCTGATGCCTTTACCTCGTTCACTTCGGATAGCT TTTCAGAAAACAAGGGTGACGAAATATATGAGGATATTCATAATGGGGATTATAATCCAATCAAACTGGA GTTGGATAGAATAGAAAAACTAAAGCAATTTGGAAAGTTTTTCAAGAAAGACATAATTAAACCGAAGAATGCCAAGATGAAGGAAAACCGCCG catatTGTCCAGTTCAGTACCAAACTTAG ACGTTGTGTCCCAGGGAAACATGGCATACGATGACATTGATGTGGATCAAAAAGATGGAAA AGAGAAGGATGACAAACACAAAAATTGGAAGCTAAAATTTCTGATGCCAAAAGATAAAGATCAAATAAGAAGCAGTGAAGATACAGAAAG AAACTTCTTCAAAGCCAAGAAATATAACGTAGACAAGAGAAAGAAGATGGCAAAAGAAGAGAAGTTATTTAGAGAGAAATTTATG tacAATAAGGAAATCACAATCATGAACACAGCAGTCGCACGCTGTTCTGTCGCAAGCAAAGGGAAACTTGATTTACCAACCACCACCGGAGAACAACTGGATGTTATTGACATCACAGAAAAGAATCAAGTAATATGTCGCAATTCTGAGGGCAAAT ATGGCTATGTGCTATTGAAGCATTTGGATTTCAG ACATTAA
- the FYB2 gene encoding FYN-binding protein 2 isoform X1 yields the protein MRDKEGISDFRALRAKFQNDSNFSNTVPQPLKKPPAESLHLPSSDTKGVSSPRILNQGKVLVSEQKREQFCSAAHSSELMQSKPFVLPRVKHGNLYRAEKNEDPKNKVLEGAFCGDAAPRGDSQKPRPTSCIYQQASVNANSEEELLNSFHHTLQIWESASAQNDRKSAVLPPPQCISGNHSAQPRVLNTTLGAESNKIRSAGKVQVLDLSTQKKSLPASRTPIPPQTSSPPHPSRAYKSPEQSPTTTGFSQLAYDPHKPSETSQYLKASEPFLHHAGTERQLDVKDSKPPKVKPLPSVESLGSPPKKPLRPPKVNLSAFRQSAPHVSRRNETAAVEDDYMAPENAESEELHNYEETISYVKQSGNSTTSCAIQDIADLSSTGIQEHKKKQKSFLFGTSSTERVTENEKKEKLKWDLDRERQQQVKKTTKISGSEDMLHESQIHQDNEGEKNKLQVKQRDATDVIQTGKWLAKDEVEHSRYVCVGALKADEDMVALSQRILKPVPTSEDVYDDVEEIERAVNQASDAFTSFTSDSFSENKGDEIYEDIHNGDYNPIKLELDRIEKLKQFGKFFKKDIIKPKNAKMKENRRILSSSVPNLDVVSQGNMAYDDIDVDQKDGKEKDDKHKNWKLKFLMPKDKDQIRSSEDTERNFFKAKKYNVDKRKKMAKEEKLFREKFMYNKEITIMNTAVARCSVASKGKLDLPTTTGEQLDVIDITEKNQVICRNSEGKYGYVLLKHLDFRH from the exons GAAGGCATAAGTGACTTCAGAGCACTCCGAgcaaaatttcaaaatgattCCAATTTTTCAAATACTGTGCCACAACCACTCAAGAAGCCTCCTGCAGAAAGTTTACACCTACCAAGCTCTGACACTAAGGGTGTGTCCAGTCCCAGAATCCTGAACCAAGGGAAAGTGCTGGTGTCAGAACAAAAGAGAGAACAATTTTGTTCTGCTGCGCATAGCTCAGAGCTAATGCAATCCAAACCTTTCGTATTGCCTAGAGTCAAGCATGGCAACTTGTATCGAGCAGAGAAGAATGAAGATCCAAAGAATAAAGTGTTGGAGGGAGCCTTTTGTGGAGATGCAGCTCCTAGAGGGGATTCACAGAAACCCCGTCCAACTTCTTGCATTTATCAGCAGGCATCTGTTAATGCAAATTCGGAGGAAGAACTGTTAAACTCCTTCCATCATACTCTGCAGATCTGGGAAAGTGCTTCAGCTCAGAATGACAGAAAGTCTGCAGTGCTCCCACCACCACAGTGTATAAGTGGGAATCATTCTGCTCAGCCACGCGTTCTGAACACTACCCTAGGAGCAGAAAGCAACAAAATTAGAAGTGCTGGGAAGGTGCAAGTACTGGATTTATCTACCCAAAAGAAATCTCTCCCAGCTAGCAGAACACCTATACCGCCCCAGACTTCATCACCTCCCCATCCATCCAGAGCTTACAAGAGCCCTGAGCAAAGCCCTACGACGACTGGATTCTCTCAGCTTGCTTATGATCCACACAAGCCAAGTGAGACCTCTCAGTATCTGAAAG CATCAGAACCCTTCCTCCATCATGCTGGCACAGAAAGACAACTTGATGTCAAGGATAGCAAACCTCCAAAAGTTAAACCACTTCCTTCAGTTGAATCTCTTGGTTCCCCTCCAAAGAAACCTCTGAGGCCCCCAAAAGTGAATCTCAGTGCCTTCCGGCAGTCAGCTCCACATGTCAGCAGAAGAAATGAAACCG CTGCTGTAGAAGATGACTACATGGCTCCTGAAAA TGCTGAATCTGAAGAATTACATAATTATGAAGAAACCATATCGTACGTGAAACAATCTGGGAACTCTACAACCTCGTGTGCCATTCAGGATATCGCTGACT TATCTAGCACGGGAATCCAAGAACACAAAAAG AAGCAGAAATCTTTTCTGTTTGGCACATCCAG CACTGAAAGAGTCACAGAgaatgaaaaaaaggaaaaattgaaATGGGATCTCGATAGAGAGAGGCAACAGCAAGTGAAGAAAACGACCAAG ATTAGTGGTAGTGAGGATATGCTACATGAATCACAAATACATCAAGACAATGAAGGTGAGAAGAACAAGCTACAAGTTAAGCAGAGAGATGCAACTGACGTCATCCAAACTGGGAAGTGGCTGGCAAAAGATGAAGTAGAACATT CTCGCTATGTGTGCGTGGGCGCCTTGAAAGCGGATGAAGACATGGTGGCTTTGAGTCAAAGGATTCTGAAGCCAGTGCCGACATCAGAGGATGTGTATGATGATGTAGAAGAGATAGAGCGTGCCGT GAATCAAGCCTCTGATGCCTTTACCTCGTTCACTTCGGATAGCT TTTCAGAAAACAAGGGTGACGAAATATATGAGGATATTCATAATGGGGATTATAATCCAATCAAACTGGA GTTGGATAGAATAGAAAAACTAAAGCAATTTGGAAAGTTTTTCAAGAAAGACATAATTAAACCGAAGAATGCCAAGATGAAGGAAAACCGCCG catatTGTCCAGTTCAGTACCAAACTTAG ACGTTGTGTCCCAGGGAAACATGGCATACGATGACATTGATGTGGATCAAAAAGATGGAAA AGAGAAGGATGACAAACACAAAAATTGGAAGCTAAAATTTCTGATGCCAAAAGATAAAGATCAAATAAGAAGCAGTGAAGATACAGAAAG AAACTTCTTCAAAGCCAAGAAATATAACGTAGACAAGAGAAAGAAGATGGCAAAAGAAGAGAAGTTATTTAGAGAGAAATTTATG tacAATAAGGAAATCACAATCATGAACACAGCAGTCGCACGCTGTTCTGTCGCAAGCAAAGGGAAACTTGATTTACCAACCACCACCGGAGAACAACTGGATGTTATTGACATCACAGAAAAGAATCAAGTAATATGTCGCAATTCTGAGGGCAAAT ATGGCTATGTGCTATTGAAGCATTTGGATTTCAG ACATTAA